A window of the Cytophagaceae bacterium genome harbors these coding sequences:
- the pdxH gene encoding pyridoxamine 5'-phosphate oxidase — protein MGDTDISKLRQNYTKLELTEALASTDPMKQFSEWFDNALKSGILEPNAMIVSTVSGGKPKSRVILLKGFDERGFVFFTNYSSHKGQELEENAEGNMTFFWDKLERQVRIEGKLEKISQEESSEYFWSRPRESQIGAWVSNQSEVIAGREVLDEKLAFYHEKFKNEVIVPKPEHWGGYLLRPETIEFWQGRPNRLHDRLLYTLEGSVWKRERLSP, from the coding sequence ATGGGAGATACAGATATTTCGAAACTTCGTCAAAATTACACCAAACTTGAACTTACAGAAGCCCTTGCCAGCACCGACCCAATGAAGCAGTTCTCGGAATGGTTTGATAATGCACTAAAATCAGGTATTTTAGAGCCTAATGCAATGATTGTCTCTACTGTAAGCGGTGGAAAACCAAAATCGAGGGTGATATTATTGAAAGGATTTGATGAGAGAGGTTTTGTTTTTTTTACCAATTACAGCAGTCACAAAGGGCAGGAATTGGAAGAAAATGCCGAAGGAAACATGACTTTTTTCTGGGATAAACTTGAAAGACAGGTAAGGATCGAAGGAAAACTTGAAAAAATATCTCAGGAAGAGTCCTCAGAATATTTCTGGTCGCGACCAAGAGAAAGCCAGATTGGAGCCTGGGTCAGCAACCAAAGTGAGGTGATTGCCGGACGGGAGGTATTGGACGAAAAGCTGGCTTTTTATCATGAAAAATTCAAAAATGAAGTAATTGTACCTAAGCCTGAGCATTGGGGCGGATACCTTTTAAGACCAGAAACGATAGAATTTTGGCAAGGAAGACCCAACAGATTGCATGACCGCCTGCTCTACACTTTAGAAGGGAGCGTTTGGAAAAGAGAAAGGTTAAGTCCCTAA